A genomic window from Silene latifolia isolate original U9 population chromosome 11, ASM4854445v1, whole genome shotgun sequence includes:
- the LOC141615332 gene encoding uncharacterized protein LOC141615332: MIRARSGSLEGSKTSLSNDNFEDYEEEQEEVDDDDNEMKIMNGGSSSNSTVEENEKKGGSSGSVRPYNRSKMPRLRWTPDLHLCFVHAVERLGGQERATPKLVLQMMNIKGLSIAHVKSHLQMYRSKKMDEANQATMGHQGMFTDGRDNIYNISQLPMLQGYNNHQRSSFSLRYGDSSWRDNHGTQVYAPYNVGTSSNVGPFTERMKFTCNNSGNSQDNFNCLQGRVSNWRTHQSQLSKFPTSFNNGPCQSSNSTPRSSMVSLNQSSQAQELAGAREKSNSLSILRLSNIENRPNKRKTMELDLSLTLAPKEVDDMKIINSELSLSLQLPPPPQSSNSDQFINKLLKEEDGRSRKHARTNLDLTL, translated from the exons aTGATTAGAGCAAGAAGTGGTAGCTTAGAAGGATCCAAAACAAGCCTTTCTAATGATAATTTTGAAGATTATGAAGAAGAACAAGAAGAAGTTGATGACGACGATAATGAAATGAAGATAATGAATGGAGGAAGCTCAAGTAATAGCACGGTTGAGGAAAATGAGAAGAAGGGTGGATCCTCAGGTTCGGTTAGACCATACAACCGATCCAAGATGCCGCGCCTTAGGTGGACTCCTGATCTTCACCTTTGCTTTGTTCATGCTGTTGAAAGACTTGGAGGTCAAGAGA GAGCAACGCCCAAGTTGGTGCTTCAAATGATGAACATCAAAGGTCTAAGTATTGCTCATGTTAAGAGTCATCTACAG ATGTATAGGAGCAAAAAGATGGATGAAGCTAATCAAG CAACTATGGGACATCAAGGGATGTTTACTGATGGAAGAGATAACATCTACAATATCAGTCAACTACCTATGTTACAAGGTTACAACAATCATCAAAGATCATCTTTTAGTCTAAG ATATGGTGATTCTTCTTGGAGAGACAACCACGGTACCCAAGTTTACGCTCCTTACAACGTTGGAACGTCATCAAATGTCGGTCCTTTCACGGAGAGGATGAAGTTCACTTGTAATAATAGTGGCAATTCTCAAGATAATTTCAATTGTTTGCAAGGGAGAGTGTCTAATTGGAGAACTCATCAATCACAACTATCAAAATTTCCAACATCTTTCAACAATGGACCATGTCAATCATCCAATAGTACACCAAGGTCAAGTATGGTGAGCTTGAATCAATCTAGTCAAGCTCAAGAACTAGCCGGTGCTCGAGAAAAATCGAATTCTTTAAGCATCCTTAGACTATCTAACATCGAAAATCGACCAAACAAAAGAAAAACCATGGAATTGGATCTATCCCTAACCCTAGCACCAAAAGAAGTTGATGATATGAAGATTATTAATAGCGAATTATCGCTATCGTTACaattaccaccaccaccacaatcaTCGAACTCGGATCAATTTATTAACAAGTTGTTGAAAGAAGAAGATGGTAGAAGTAGGAAGCATGCTAGGACAAATTTGGATCTGACTTTATGA